A single window of Ptychodera flava strain L36383 chromosome 3 unlocalized genomic scaffold, AS_Pfla_20210202 Scaffold_25__1_contigs__length_14229661_pilon, whole genome shotgun sequence DNA harbors:
- the LOC139125378 gene encoding uncharacterized protein, with protein MLDMLQDTVPEVTSNMAILQKLLSFCKIKIGEWRQEEARKILCVEETKQKYKKMTTEELTADLCGNKMTVPTTMIQTCVALLRKFQREEQPERKGFWSSYQTWKHLGHLQRGDIKKTQWHIFLGVPL; from the exons ATGTTG GATATGCTCCAGGATACAGTACCAGAAGTTACAAGTAATATGGCCATTCTACAAAAATTATTATCCTTTTGCAAAATAAAGATTGGGGAATGGAGGCAAGAAGAAGCAAGGAAG ATTCTATGTGTGGAAGAAACCAAACAAAAGTACAAGAAAATGACAACTGAAGAACTAACAGCCGACCTATGTGGCAACAAAATGACAGTACCAACTACAATGATACAAACTTGTGTTGCATTACTG AGGAAATTTCAAAGAGAAGAGCAACCTGAAAGGAAAGGATTCTGGTCTTCTTATCAAACCTG GAAGCATTTAGGTCATTTGCAACGTGGAGACATTAAGAAGACACAGTGGCATATTTTCCTtggtgtaccattatga
- the LOC139125325 gene encoding glycine N-acyltransferase-like protein Keg1 has translation MAYSVSSSEVQPLWEVLGKWTPASLPVYHLIKNSFKSENQWPSIQIYTDSNNLETLTSVVCCCENLDPAEYGKCYYLFSRDNEKLRTVLRQPGVIDWNSDNILFSLLPISALPVLVDVGREHGLQASVEEMYHTYTLANYIDTVYKVSSCEIPPDFTMAPLKNEHSSTLQSACQYAASSVADCPSVERFQKLIQYMPTLAIYDDKGSPVSWALIKECGDLSMAYTTVEYQHHGFTSIVSANLLKHMLDKGESAFIVIGDNDTASILLHTKLGFRRHEDVVTAWFTLSK, from the coding sequence ATGGCATATTCAGTTTCATCAAGTGAAGTTCAACCACTGTGGGAGGTGCTTGGCAAATGGACTCCAGCTAGTTTACCAGTGTATCACCTGATCAAGAatagtttcaaaagtgaaaaCCAGTGGCCTTCAATTCAGATCTACACAGACAGTAACAACCTGGAAACTCTCACAAGTGTTGTATGTTGTTGTGAGAACCTCGACCCCGCCGAATACGGAAAATGCTATTATCTCTTCTCCAGGGATAACGAGAAACTTCGGACTGTTCTACGGCAGCCGGGTGTCATAGACTGGAACAGTGACAATATTCTGTTCTCTCTACTTCCGATTTCAGCTCTGCCTGTTCTTGTGGATGTAGGAAGAGAACACGGTTTACAGGCGTCTGTTGAAGAGATGTATCATACATACACGCTTGCAAATTATATCGACACAGTGTACAAAGTCTCCAGCTGTGAAATTCCACCTGATTTCACAATGGCACCACTCAAAAATGAACACTCTAGCACACTGCAAAGTGCCTGTCAGTATGCTGCCTCCTCTGTGGCAGACTGCCCATCTGTGGAGAGGTTTCAGAAATTAATCCAATACATGCCCACACTAGCTATCTACGATGATAAAGGTAGCCCAGTCTCATGGGCATTAATCAAGGAGTGTGGTGACCTGTCCATGGCCTACACCACTGTTGAATATCAGCACCACGGGTTCACCAGCATCGTGTCTGCCAATCTGCTGAAACACATGCTAGACAAGGGGGAGAGCGCCTTTATTGTTATCGGTGATAATGACACTGCTTCTATACTGTTGCACACGAAGCTCGGTTTCAGGCGCCATGAGGATGTTGTGACTGCATGGTTTACTTTGAGTAAGTAA